In Anaerolineae bacterium, the following proteins share a genomic window:
- a CDS encoding DUF92 domain-containing protein, with translation MSPFWLLAAFLLAAAVAGGAYRWGALTTSGAWAAALVGGAMLGFGGWPWAALLLGFFLPSTLLSFVAPGRKAALKTRFAKSNARDAAQVLANGGVAALCALGHAWFPAPGWWAAAAGALAAATADTWGTEIGVLSPSPPRDVRHWRPVPPGTSGAVSTLGLGASALGSLWLGLLALGGADLRTGLAVTLGGFLGALADSLLGATVQVVYFCPACGKTTEHHPRHTCGQPTHPIQGWRGLDNDGVNLLATLVGALTAALLAGWR, from the coding sequence ATGTCCCCTTTTTGGTTGCTGGCTGCCTTTCTTCTAGCCGCCGCGGTGGCCGGTGGAGCCTATCGCTGGGGCGCCCTGACCACCTCAGGCGCCTGGGCCGCTGCCCTGGTAGGGGGCGCCATGCTGGGCTTCGGTGGCTGGCCTTGGGCCGCCCTCTTGCTAGGCTTTTTCCTGCCCTCCACTCTGTTGTCTTTTGTGGCGCCAGGGCGCAAGGCTGCCCTCAAAACCCGCTTCGCCAAAAGCAACGCCCGGGACGCCGCTCAAGTGCTGGCCAACGGTGGCGTGGCCGCCCTGTGCGCCCTGGGCCACGCATGGTTCCCCGCCCCAGGGTGGTGGGCTGCTGCGGCTGGCGCTCTGGCCGCCGCCACGGCCGACACCTGGGGCACCGAAATCGGCGTGCTCAGCCCCAGCCCGCCCCGCGATGTGCGCCACTGGCGCCCTGTGCCGCCGGGCACCTCGGGGGCGGTGTCCACTCTGGGCCTAGGGGCCTCGGCCCTGGGCAGCCTGTGGCTGGGACTACTGGCCCTCGGGGGCGCCGACCTGCGGACCGGGCTGGCCGTGACGCTGGGCGGCTTTCTGGGCGCGCTTGCCGACTCCCTGTTAGGCGCCACCGTGCAGGTGGTGTATTTCTGTCCCGCCTGCGGTAAGACCACCGAACACCATCCCCGGCACACCTGCGGCCAACCCACCCATCCCATCCAGGGTTGGCGCGGGCTGGACAACGACGGCGTGAACCTCCTCGCCACCCTGGTGGGCGCCCTCACCGCTGCACTCCTGGCCGGGTGGCGTTGA
- a CDS encoding glycosyltransferase family 1 protein yields MAFREIPPNHFSLPKRIERLGELAYNLWWTWKPNAQRLFTHIDKALWEETGHNPIRFLRQVARAQLNAVAADRYYLALYDRILRQFDAYLQARDTWFRRQYPDVQGTIAYFSTEFGLHETLPIYAGGLGVLSGDHLKEASDLGLPLVAVGFFYTHGYFTQRISDDGWQEALGVDLAYEELPIVPLYEEDGVSPLTVSVTLPGRELRLRLWKIQVGRIPLYLLDADVEDNAPEDRALTSRLYLSDLELRIAQELVLGIGGVRALRRLGYNPTVWHMNEGHSAFMTLERIREYVAQGLSFAEAKQQVSAQNVFTTHTPVPAGNDEFPVWLVEKYFAYLWPELGLTREQFLDLARQQHTWGETFSMPILAFCLSRFRNGVSELHGQVARRMWHFLWPDRREDEVPISHVTNGVHLESWLARRLTILFDRYLGPDWREHMDDPAVWEQVERIPDAELWAVHRHLKRKLVAFMRERARKMWLELRVHPVQVVAAGALLDPYALTIGFARRFATYKRASLVLRNFERLLELLNRPNMPVQIIFAGKAHPADEPGKRLIQEVYRKVKLAENGGRLVFIEDYDMNVARHLVQGVDVWLNTPRRPNEASGTSGMKAAINGVLNFSVLDGWWREGYNGHNGWAIGEDCDYEDPDLQDEADAESLYETLENEIIPMYYRKRSSDGLPGEWIARMKESIRTVAPQFSTRRMLKEYLEQLYLPIIQGQLEKVSEDL; encoded by the coding sequence ATGGCTTTTCGCGAAATCCCACCCAACCACTTCAGTTTGCCCAAGCGCATCGAACGCCTGGGCGAACTGGCGTACAACCTGTGGTGGACCTGGAAACCCAATGCCCAGCGCCTCTTCACCCACATCGACAAAGCCTTGTGGGAAGAGACCGGGCACAACCCCATTCGCTTTCTCCGGCAGGTGGCCCGCGCCCAACTCAACGCCGTGGCCGCCGACCGCTACTACCTGGCCCTCTACGATCGCATCCTGCGCCAGTTCGACGCCTACCTCCAGGCCAGGGACACCTGGTTCCGCCGCCAATACCCCGATGTACAGGGTACCATCGCCTATTTCTCTACCGAGTTCGGGCTGCACGAAACGCTGCCCATCTATGCCGGTGGCCTGGGGGTGCTTTCAGGTGACCACCTCAAAGAAGCCAGCGACCTGGGGCTGCCCCTGGTGGCCGTGGGGTTCTTTTACACCCATGGCTACTTCACCCAACGCATCTCCGATGACGGCTGGCAGGAAGCCCTGGGTGTGGACCTGGCCTACGAAGAACTGCCCATCGTTCCCCTCTACGAAGAAGATGGGGTCTCCCCCCTGACGGTTTCGGTGACCCTACCCGGCCGGGAACTGCGCCTCCGCCTCTGGAAAATCCAGGTGGGCCGGATACCCCTGTACCTGCTGGACGCCGATGTAGAGGACAACGCCCCCGAGGATCGGGCCCTGACTTCCCGCCTGTACCTCAGCGACCTGGAACTACGCATCGCCCAGGAACTCGTCCTGGGCATCGGCGGCGTGCGCGCCTTGCGCCGCTTGGGGTATAACCCCACGGTGTGGCACATGAACGAGGGGCACTCGGCCTTCATGACCCTGGAACGCATTCGGGAGTATGTGGCCCAGGGGCTTTCCTTTGCCGAGGCCAAACAACAGGTGTCCGCGCAAAATGTGTTCACCACCCACACGCCGGTCCCCGCGGGCAACGACGAGTTTCCCGTGTGGCTGGTGGAGAAATACTTCGCCTACCTGTGGCCGGAACTGGGCCTGACCCGCGAGCAATTCCTCGACCTGGCCCGGCAACAACACACCTGGGGCGAGACCTTCAGCATGCCCATCCTGGCCTTTTGTCTTTCGCGCTTCCGCAATGGGGTGTCGGAACTGCACGGGCAGGTGGCCCGCCGCATGTGGCACTTTCTCTGGCCCGACCGCCGCGAGGATGAGGTCCCCATCAGCCATGTGACCAACGGCGTCCACCTGGAATCCTGGCTGGCCCGTCGGCTCACCATCCTCTTCGACCGCTACTTAGGCCCGGACTGGCGGGAACACATGGACGACCCCGCCGTGTGGGAACAGGTGGAGCGCATCCCCGACGCGGAACTGTGGGCCGTGCATCGACACCTCAAACGCAAGTTGGTGGCCTTCATGCGCGAGCGGGCGCGCAAGATGTGGCTGGAACTCCGCGTGCATCCGGTACAGGTAGTCGCCGCCGGGGCGCTGCTTGACCCCTATGCCCTGACCATCGGCTTTGCCCGCCGCTTTGCCACCTACAAGCGGGCCAGCCTGGTGCTGCGCAACTTCGAGCGTCTGCTCGAACTGCTCAACCGGCCCAACATGCCGGTGCAGATCATCTTCGCCGGCAAAGCCCACCCCGCCGACGAGCCGGGCAAGCGCCTCATCCAGGAGGTGTACCGCAAGGTCAAACTGGCCGAAAACGGCGGACGTCTGGTGTTCATCGAGGATTACGACATGAATGTAGCCCGCCATCTGGTCCAGGGCGTGGATGTGTGGCTCAACACGCCCCGTAGGCCCAACGAGGCCAGCGGCACTTCGGGGATGAAAGCGGCCATCAACGGCGTGCTCAACTTCTCGGTGCTTGACGGCTGGTGGCGCGAAGGCTACAACGGCCACAACGGCTGGGCCATCGGGGAAGACTGCGATTACGAGGACCCCGACCTGCAGGACGAAGCCGACGCCGAAAGCCTGTATGAGACGCTGGAAAACGAAATCATCCCCATGTACTACCGCAAACGCTCCTCGGATGGTCTCCCCGGCGAGTGGATTGCCCGCATGAAAGAGTCCATTCGCACCGTAGCGCCCCAGTTCAGCACCCGACGGATGCTCAAAGA
- a CDS encoding site-specific DNA-methyltransferase, which produces MGKRTMQLPLGLPEEETRLRPEVAALPTRAERLARLLQGDLDFHGRQDASPLHALHPFPAKYPPQLPRLFIQHLTQPGEVVLDPMMGSGTTVLEARRLGRRAVGTDIDPLALHLVAAKVAPPSPLAFEEGFARVLRRAEAHLGAAGRLAEEYARRFDDATQRFLDYWFLPDTQRELLALSMAIAQEAPALRLFLQIVFSSLIIAKSGSVAQARDLSHTRPHRVRKPVKPALEVFRVKARRALRMLTEHAGFPPTAPPALLAEADAQHLPLPTDSVALIVTSPPYAANAIDYMRAHKFTLVWWGYSVRQLSALRREYIGGEALQGVCLEPLPGPAERAVEQIAAVDPKKGRVLHRYFSEMRRVLWAMRRVLVPGGAAVLVVGESTMRGQPAQVPQSLGAIGEQVGLALVSIGERRLDRDRRMMPARRGRAATAIEQRMHVEYVLGFVKPGGKP; this is translated from the coding sequence ATGGGTAAAAGGACGATGCAACTGCCCTTAGGCTTGCCCGAAGAAGAGACCCGCTTGCGCCCCGAGGTGGCGGCGTTGCCCACCCGCGCCGAGCGGTTGGCCCGGCTGCTCCAGGGCGACCTGGACTTCCACGGCCGGCAGGACGCCAGCCCTTTGCACGCTTTACATCCTTTCCCGGCCAAGTATCCTCCCCAGTTACCGCGGCTGTTCATCCAGCATCTCACCCAACCCGGCGAGGTCGTGCTGGACCCCATGATGGGCTCTGGAACCACGGTGCTGGAAGCCCGGCGTTTGGGGCGGCGGGCCGTGGGCACGGATATTGACCCGCTGGCGTTGCACCTGGTCGCGGCCAAGGTGGCGCCGCCGTCGCCGCTGGCTTTCGAGGAAGGCTTTGCGCGCGTGTTGCGCCGGGCGGAGGCGCATCTCGGCGCGGCCGGCCGGCTGGCGGAGGAATACGCGCGCCGCTTCGATGACGCGACGCAACGGTTTCTGGACTACTGGTTCTTGCCGGATACGCAACGCGAGTTGCTGGCGTTGAGCATGGCCATCGCGCAGGAGGCGCCGGCGTTACGGCTTTTCCTGCAAATCGTCTTTTCGAGTCTCATCATTGCCAAATCGGGCAGCGTGGCCCAGGCCCGCGACCTTTCGCACACTCGGCCTCACAGGGTGCGCAAGCCCGTCAAACCGGCGCTGGAGGTTTTTCGGGTCAAGGCCCGCCGGGCGCTGCGCATGTTGACCGAACATGCGGGCTTTCCCCCCACGGCCCCGCCGGCGCTGCTGGCCGAGGCCGACGCGCAGCATCTGCCGTTGCCCACGGACAGCGTGGCGCTCATTGTCACCTCGCCGCCCTATGCGGCCAACGCCATTGACTACATGCGGGCACACAAGTTCACTCTGGTGTGGTGGGGCTATTCGGTGAGGCAACTGAGCGCCTTAAGACGGGAGTACATCGGCGGAGAAGCCCTTCAGGGGGTGTGCTTGGAGCCGCTGCCGGGGCCGGCCGAGCGGGCCGTCGAGCAAATCGCAGCGGTGGACCCTAAGAAAGGCCGCGTGCTGCACCGTTACTTTTCTGAGATGCGGCGGGTGTTGTGGGCCATGCGTCGGGTGCTGGTGCCCGGTGGCGCGGCCGTGTTGGTGGTAGGGGAGAGTACGATGCGGGGCCAGCCGGCACAGGTGCCGCAGAGCCTGGGGGCAATCGGCGAGCAGGTGGGGTTGGCCCTGGTGAGCATCGGGGAGCGCCGCCTGGATCGGGACCGGCGCATGATGCCGGCGCGCCGGGGCCGGGCCGCCACGGCCATCGAGCAGCGGATGCATGTGGAGTATGTGCTGGGATTTGTCAAGCCAGGAGGAAAGCCGTGA
- a CDS encoding cation-translocating P-type ATPase — protein sequence MPPSPSQNAPSPPAWHALSAEEVLRHLNTPPREGLSTAEARRRLARYGPNQLVEAPPPTFWQHLWAQLNSFVIWLLLAAALISALLGDFVESGAILAIVALNAALGVIQERKAEEALARLRQMAAPEAHVIRDGRRQVIPAREVVPGDIVLLEAGNYVPADVRLLEAVNLRIDESALTGESQPVSKDAAVVLDARRATGDWVNTAFMGTLVTYGRGHGVVVATGMHTQLGLIARMIQTVENEPTPLQRRLESLGRFLGWAALGISALIFTLGWMNGQPPLEMFFIAVSLAIAAVPEGLPAVVTISLALGMREMIKRHALVRRLASVETLGSTTVICSDKTGTLTQNEMTVTQVWTAGQTFHITGTGYQPQGEFLRQGERIDPTRHPALLTTLWIAALNNDAELPPSGARDQAATFAATGDPTEIALVVAAAKAGRFKPALEATFPRVAEIPFDAERKRMVTVHRLPSAKGGTFAPHDGEDAPYVVLVKGAPDIVLGLCQAVLNAQGEVRPLDEAARRRILAANEAMTSQALRVLAVAYRPLKERPERLDPAALEHDLVFAGLLGMIDPPRPEVIPALQKARRAGIRTKMITGDYLNTAVAVARQIGLWEPGAQALTGDDIERMDQDAFREAVSRTAVFARVSPAHKLRIVEALQVHGEVVAMTGDGVNDAPAIKKADIGIAMGLTGTDVTKETADMVLTDDNYASIVSAVEQGRIIYSNIRKFVYYLISCNLAEIATIFLTTLAGLPSPLKAIQLLWLNLITDGAPALALGVEKGDPDIMERPPRPPQEPIINRPMWLGILGQTLVITAATLTAYGLGLRNHPDNPALAETMGFATLAFSELLRAYTARSERHSVFTIGLFSNRAMNWAVLSSALLLLAVIYLPPLNPIFDTVPLGWAQWRIILGLLFIPAAAAEVLKALLARQRRAF from the coding sequence ATGCCGCCTTCCCCTTCGCAGAACGCCCCGAGCCCGCCCGCCTGGCACGCCCTGAGCGCTGAGGAGGTACTGCGCCACCTGAACACGCCCCCCCGCGAGGGGTTGAGCACCGCCGAAGCCCGCCGCCGCCTGGCCCGGTACGGCCCCAATCAACTGGTCGAGGCACCTCCGCCGACCTTCTGGCAACACCTCTGGGCGCAACTCAACAGTTTCGTCATCTGGCTCCTGTTGGCCGCCGCCCTGATTTCGGCGTTGTTGGGCGACTTCGTGGAATCAGGGGCCATCCTGGCCATCGTGGCCTTGAACGCGGCCCTGGGCGTCATCCAGGAACGCAAAGCCGAGGAGGCCCTGGCCAGACTGCGCCAGATGGCCGCCCCAGAAGCCCATGTCATCCGCGATGGCCGCCGCCAGGTCATCCCGGCACGGGAGGTGGTGCCCGGGGACATCGTGCTGCTGGAGGCCGGCAATTATGTACCCGCCGATGTGCGTCTGCTGGAAGCCGTCAACCTGCGCATCGACGAGTCGGCCCTCACGGGGGAATCCCAGCCGGTGAGCAAAGACGCCGCCGTGGTGCTGGACGCCCGCCGCGCCACCGGCGACTGGGTGAACACCGCCTTCATGGGCACCCTGGTCACCTACGGACGGGGGCACGGGGTGGTGGTGGCCACCGGCATGCACACCCAACTGGGCCTCATCGCCCGCATGATCCAAACCGTGGAAAACGAGCCCACGCCCCTCCAGCGCCGGCTGGAATCCCTGGGGCGCTTTCTTGGCTGGGCCGCCCTGGGCATCAGCGCCCTGATCTTCACCCTCGGCTGGATGAACGGTCAACCGCCCCTGGAGATGTTCTTCATCGCCGTCAGCCTGGCCATCGCCGCCGTGCCCGAGGGCCTGCCCGCGGTGGTCACCATCAGCCTGGCCCTGGGGATGCGGGAGATGATCAAACGCCATGCGCTGGTCCGCCGTCTGGCCTCGGTGGAGACCCTGGGCTCCACCACGGTCATCTGCTCCGACAAAACTGGCACCCTGACCCAGAACGAGATGACGGTCACCCAGGTGTGGACGGCGGGTCAGACCTTCCATATCACCGGGACCGGCTACCAGCCCCAGGGCGAGTTCCTGCGGCAGGGAGAGCGGATCGACCCCACCCGGCATCCGGCTTTGCTCACCACCCTCTGGATCGCCGCGCTGAACAACGACGCCGAGTTGCCCCCCTCCGGAGCCCGCGATCAGGCCGCCACCTTCGCCGCCACAGGAGACCCCACCGAAATCGCCCTGGTGGTCGCCGCCGCCAAAGCGGGCAGGTTCAAGCCGGCCCTTGAGGCCACCTTCCCCCGCGTGGCCGAAATCCCCTTCGACGCCGAGCGCAAACGCATGGTCACGGTGCATCGCCTCCCATCGGCCAAGGGCGGCACCTTTGCCCCCCACGACGGGGAAGATGCGCCCTATGTGGTGCTGGTCAAAGGCGCGCCGGACATTGTGCTGGGCCTGTGTCAGGCCGTGCTCAACGCCCAAGGGGAGGTGCGCCCCTTAGACGAGGCCGCCCGTCGGCGCATCCTGGCCGCCAACGAAGCCATGACCTCCCAGGCCCTGCGAGTGCTGGCCGTCGCCTACCGCCCGCTGAAGGAACGCCCCGAGCGCCTCGACCCTGCCGCCCTGGAACATGATCTGGTCTTCGCCGGGCTGCTGGGGATGATCGACCCACCTCGCCCCGAGGTCATCCCGGCGCTGCAAAAAGCGCGCCGCGCCGGCATCCGCACCAAGATGATCACCGGCGACTACCTCAACACCGCCGTGGCCGTGGCCCGCCAGATCGGCTTGTGGGAGCCCGGCGCGCAAGCCCTGACCGGGGACGACATCGAGCGCATGGACCAGGACGCCTTCCGGGAAGCCGTCTCCCGGACCGCCGTCTTTGCCCGCGTTTCCCCGGCCCATAAACTGCGCATTGTGGAGGCCCTCCAGGTCCATGGCGAGGTCGTCGCCATGACAGGCGACGGGGTCAACGATGCCCCGGCCATCAAAAAAGCCGATATCGGCATCGCCATGGGCCTCACCGGCACCGATGTGACCAAAGAAACCGCCGACATGGTGCTCACCGATGACAATTACGCCAGCATTGTCTCTGCCGTGGAGCAGGGCCGCATCATCTACAGCAACATTCGCAAGTTTGTGTATTACCTCATCTCCTGCAACCTGGCCGAGATCGCCACCATCTTCCTGACCACCCTGGCAGGGCTGCCTTCCCCTTTGAAGGCCATCCAGTTGCTCTGGCTCAACCTAATCACCGACGGCGCCCCGGCCCTGGCCCTGGGGGTGGAAAAAGGCGACCCGGACATCATGGAACGCCCCCCTCGCCCGCCCCAGGAGCCCATCATCAACCGTCCGATGTGGCTGGGCATCCTGGGCCAGACGCTGGTCATCACCGCCGCCACCCTCACCGCTTACGGCCTGGGGTTGAGAAACCACCCCGACAACCCCGCCCTGGCCGAGACCATGGGCTTCGCCACCCTGGCGTTCTCCGAACTGCTGCGGGCCTACACGGCCCGCTCCGAACGCCACTCGGTATTCACCATCGGGCTGTTCAGCAACCGGGCGATGAATTGGGCCGTGCTTTCCTCTGCGCTCTTGCTGCTGGCCGTGATCTACCTGCCCCCGCTGAACCCCATCTTCGACACCGTGCCGCTGGGTTGGGCCCAATGGCGTATCATCCTTGGGCTGCTTTTCATCCCTGCCGCCGCTGCCGAGGTCCTGAAAGCCCTGCTGGCCCGCCAACGAAGGGCCTTTTGA
- a CDS encoding phospholipase, with translation MRRSRASFWGLVAALLAIALGGFVALFRMLSGPVHPSAPRAVTPPAVTAPSGEGAAWAVFFTRPEEPAAATLRGGPDAALAQAIIGAGRQVDVAAYDLNLWSLRDALLTVARRGVPVRVVAESDHLDRPEFQDLRTAGIPVVGDGREGLMHHKFVVIDGYEVWTGSMNFTLNGAYRNDNNLLRLRSLRLAEDYTAEFEEMFSDHHFGPDVGESTPYPQVSLNGRPVEVWFSPDDHPLTRLLNLMGRAQKQVLFLAFNFTDDTLAARLMALHAQGVEVRGVFEAQQVAYSQGNEYRRLREAGVPVRLDGNPHRMHHKVFIVDGRWVVTGSYNFTRSAEERNDENVLILDDPDLAALYTAEFERVWALAQP, from the coding sequence ATGAGGCGTTCCCGGGCTTCTTTTTGGGGGCTGGTGGCCGCTTTGCTTGCCATCGCGCTGGGGGGTTTTGTGGCCCTGTTTCGGATGCTGAGCGGGCCGGTCCATCCCAGCGCGCCGCGGGCGGTTACGCCGCCGGCGGTGACCGCGCCCTCAGGCGAGGGGGCGGCCTGGGCGGTGTTCTTCACCCGGCCCGAGGAGCCCGCAGCGGCTACCCTGCGCGGCGGGCCTGACGCGGCGCTGGCGCAGGCCATTATCGGCGCCGGGCGGCAGGTGGATGTGGCGGCCTACGATTTGAACCTGTGGAGCCTTCGGGACGCTTTGCTGACCGTGGCCCGGCGGGGCGTGCCCGTGCGGGTGGTGGCCGAATCGGATCACCTGGACCGGCCGGAGTTTCAGGATTTGCGGACCGCTGGGATCCCCGTGGTGGGCGATGGGCGCGAAGGGCTGATGCACCACAAGTTCGTGGTCATCGACGGCTACGAAGTGTGGACCGGCTCGATGAATTTCACCCTCAACGGGGCGTACCGCAACGACAACAATTTGCTGCGCCTGCGTTCCCTCCGCCTGGCCGAGGATTACACCGCCGAATTTGAAGAGATGTTCTCCGACCATCATTTCGGCCCGGATGTGGGGGAGAGCACACCCTACCCGCAGGTGAGCCTGAACGGGAGGCCGGTGGAGGTCTGGTTCTCGCCCGACGATCATCCCCTGACACGCTTGCTGAACCTGATGGGCCGGGCACAAAAGCAGGTGCTTTTCCTGGCGTTCAACTTCACCGACGACACTTTGGCGGCCAGGCTGATGGCCCTGCACGCCCAGGGAGTCGAGGTGCGCGGGGTGTTCGAAGCCCAGCAGGTGGCCTACAGCCAGGGCAACGAGTACCGTCGCCTGCGGGAGGCCGGGGTGCCCGTGCGCCTGGACGGCAACCCCCACCGGATGCACCATAAGGTGTTCATCGTGGATGGACGTTGGGTGGTCACGGGGTCGTACAATTTCACCCGCAGCGCCGAAGAGCGCAACGACGAGAATGTGCTCATCCTCGATGACCCGGACCTGGCCGCCCTGTACACCGCGGAGTTCGAGCGGGTGTGGGCGCTGGCCCAGCCGTGA
- a CDS encoding restriction endonuclease, with protein MSAVWATLRRAYHRQLCQQVLALDSRGVPNNADRHSRASRAIAQNLWQIVCAKVSVTPPTRQVPGQTVGRAFETATRTYLEQAFGRLQHLRPGRWHFTVSGESHQFAQYRHLVDLKSILQAHRQLHAALGDYLIHPDIIVARYPVTDEEINREERLLGEEEIATLTPLRAANNKALLLHASVSCKWTMRSDRAQNVRTEALNLIRNRKGHTPHVVVVTAEPLPGRLASLALGTGDLDCVYHVALPELRRAVAALGEESARELLETMILGQRLRDISDLPLDLAA; from the coding sequence GTGAGCGCGGTGTGGGCGACCTTGCGCCGGGCCTATCATCGCCAACTTTGCCAGCAGGTGTTGGCTTTGGATAGCCGCGGTGTGCCCAACAATGCAGATCGCCATAGCCGGGCCAGCCGCGCCATCGCCCAAAATCTGTGGCAGATCGTCTGCGCTAAGGTGAGTGTTACGCCTCCTACCCGGCAAGTGCCGGGGCAAACGGTAGGGCGGGCCTTCGAGACGGCCACCAGGACCTATCTGGAGCAGGCCTTTGGCCGTTTGCAGCACCTGCGTCCCGGTCGCTGGCATTTCACGGTCTCTGGGGAAAGCCACCAGTTCGCTCAATATCGGCATCTCGTCGATCTCAAAAGCATTTTGCAGGCCCATCGCCAGTTGCACGCTGCTTTGGGGGATTACCTTATTCACCCCGACATCATCGTGGCCCGTTATCCTGTAACCGATGAGGAAATCAATCGGGAGGAGAGGTTGCTGGGGGAAGAGGAAATCGCTACGCTGACCCCCTTGCGGGCGGCCAATAACAAGGCGTTGTTGCTGCACGCCAGCGTTTCGTGTAAGTGGACGATGCGCAGTGACCGGGCGCAGAATGTGCGCACGGAGGCGTTGAACCTGATCCGTAACCGCAAGGGCCACACGCCGCATGTGGTCGTGGTCACGGCAGAGCCGCTTCCTGGACGGCTGGCCTCGTTGGCGTTGGGCACCGGAGACCTGGACTGCGTTTACCATGTGGCCTTGCCCGAATTGCGCCGGGCGGTGGCCGCGCTGGGTGAGGAGAGCGCCCGGGAACTGTTGGAGACCATGATCCTTGGCCAGCGGCTGCGCGACATCAGCGACCTGCCCCTGGATCTGGCGGCGTGA